One stretch of Accipiter gentilis chromosome 20, bAccGen1.1, whole genome shotgun sequence DNA includes these proteins:
- the CDH20 gene encoding cadherin-20 isoform X3, whose amino-acid sequence MVMSCNAETYVLPVSLSRGALIAILACIFVLLVLVLLILSMRRQRKQPYIIDEEENIHENIVRYDDEGGGEQDTEAFDIAAMWNPREAQLVVKNRQDMLPEIESLSRYVPQACVMDNNVHNYVLAKLYEADMDLWAPPFDSLQTYMFEGNGSVAESLSSLQSVTTDSDQSYDYLTDWGPRFKKLAEMYGATDSSGALW is encoded by the exons ATGGTGATGTCCTGCAACGCAGAGACCTACGTCCTCCCCGTCAGCCTGAGCAGAGGAGCACTCATTGCAATCCTCGCCTGCATCTTTGTCCTGCTAG TGCTGGTGCTCCTCATCCTCTCCATGCGGCGCCAGCGGAAGCAGCCATACATCATCGACGAGGAGGAGAACATCCACGAGAACATCGTCAGGTACGACGACGAGGGCGGCGGGGAGCAGGACACGGAGGCCTTCGATATCGCCGCCATGTGGAACCCACGGGAGGCCCAGCTGGTGGTGAAAAACCGGCAGGACATGCTCCCTGAAATAGAGAGCCTCTCCCGATACGTGCCTCAGGCGTGCGTCATGGACAACAACGTCCACAACTACGTGCTCGCCAAGCTGTATGAAGCTGACATGGACCTGTGGGCACCTCCCTTCGACTCCCTCCAGACGTACATGTTTGAAGGGAACGGCTCGGTGGCGGAGTCGCTCAGCTCCCTACAGTCGGTGACGACAGACTCAGACCAGAGCTACGACTACCTGACGGACTGGGGGCCGCGCTTCAAAAAGCTGGCCGAGATGTACGGTGCCACGGACAGCAGCGGGGCTCTGTGGTAA